TTCTTTCTGATGTAAATCTTAACATTAAAAAAGGCAGATTCTGCTATCTTATCGGAAAAACAGGTTCCGGAAAAAGCTCACTTTTAAAGACGCTTTACGGACATATTCCTTTAGCATCAGGACACGGAGCTGTTGTAGGATTTGATCTGGCAAAGTTAAAACCTTCTGATATTCCTAATCTAAGAAGAAAACTGGGTATTGTATTTCAGGATTTCCAATTGCTTTCTGACAGAACCGTTGAGAAAAACTTAAAATTCGTCCTTGAAGCAACCGGATGGAATGATAAAGTAAAAATGGAAGACCGAATCAATGAGGTACTGGGAAGCGTGAACATGAAAAGCAAAAAGCACAAAATGCCACACGAACTTTCCGGAGGTGAGCAGCAGCGTATTGCCATCGCAAGAGCCCTTCTTAACCACCCGGATCTTATTTTAGCGGATGAGCCGACTGGTAATCTAGACCCTGAAACATCTAA
This genomic window from Chryseobacterium sp. MEBOG06 contains:
- a CDS encoding cell division ATP-binding protein FtsE, with translation MPHTNISGDNIISLQHAKIAQKNFTVLSDVNLNIKKGRFCYLIGKTGSGKSSLLKTLYGHIPLASGHGAVVGFDLAKLKPSDIPNLRRKLGIVFQDFQLLSDRTVEKNLKFVLEATGWNDKVKMEDRINEVLGSVNMKSKKHKMPHELSGGEQQRIAIARALLNHPDLILADEPTGNLDPETSNEIMTLLKQVALENGAAVVMATHDYHMIQNFPGEAIRCEDGKVSVLDTAELFE